A single window of Granulicella cerasi DNA harbors:
- the xrtJ gene encoding exosortase J, which yields MAGLFTIYPTARQLLLLWGNDDLKSMGAVVPLISMALILRVWRRLGWETEGSWWGFAMLAVTVALVYIQSQTLFVVMVNKHWLVQLPPFPVVAIAYTASMVLLFGGWRLLREAWFPVLFMGAVIPIPQSFTNLVDLPLQHASATVARGFAHLLGEQLTQDRLRLMFTPEYGMFIAPGCNGIRGAITLGMAALVVGYLYRFRWWVFAPVVAGAVLLGYLFNFLRLCLLVVYYKLTLQLPWFQVRAKQGDYVIGGVLFVCALLIFFALANKLRRDPADTLPPIADQPVRRPTHARAYLARVAVVLVLAAIFAGDTVHVIRAEKLNTMQVDAAPLPDQLGNWHKVRQWDDRLVTGWIVYTWAEYQSPDLAQKVALGVSPRLSQHDAEICHLARGEDPTWHGHRDIPTPQGVVAVSEAMYNNGALQWLEAASVCQNGRCEQYSGENQHVTMVVAPPEGRLPMQSSRGPVPVLLRVETTDSMTPVEQMRPRLDAALTAFLGQAKLGDTAMPYGHRQ from the coding sequence GTGGCGGGGCTTTTTACGATTTACCCCACGGCCCGCCAACTGCTGCTGCTTTGGGGAAATGACGATCTGAAGAGCATGGGCGCTGTCGTGCCCCTGATTTCGATGGCGCTCATTCTTCGCGTCTGGCGCCGGCTCGGTTGGGAAACGGAAGGCTCCTGGTGGGGCTTTGCGATGCTCGCCGTCACGGTCGCGCTGGTCTATATCCAGTCGCAGACGCTCTTCGTGGTCATGGTGAACAAGCACTGGCTGGTGCAGTTGCCGCCGTTCCCGGTGGTGGCAATTGCCTATACAGCCAGCATGGTGCTGCTTTTCGGCGGTTGGCGCCTGCTGCGTGAGGCGTGGTTCCCGGTGCTTTTCATGGGGGCCGTGATCCCTATTCCGCAGAGCTTCACGAACCTCGTCGACCTTCCGCTGCAGCATGCGTCCGCCACGGTGGCGCGCGGCTTCGCCCACCTGCTCGGCGAGCAGCTTACGCAGGACCGTCTGCGCCTCATGTTCACGCCGGAGTATGGCATGTTCATCGCGCCGGGCTGCAACGGCATTCGCGGCGCGATCACGCTGGGCATGGCCGCGCTCGTCGTCGGCTATCTGTATCGCTTCCGCTGGTGGGTTTTCGCGCCGGTCGTCGCGGGCGCCGTGCTGCTCGGCTATCTCTTCAACTTCCTGCGACTCTGCCTGCTCGTCGTGTACTACAAGCTGACGCTGCAGCTTCCGTGGTTCCAGGTGCGCGCCAAGCAGGGCGACTACGTCATTGGCGGCGTGCTCTTCGTCTGCGCGCTCCTTATCTTCTTCGCTCTGGCGAACAAGCTGCGCCGCGATCCCGCCGATACGCTGCCGCCCATCGCTGATCAGCCGGTTCGGCGCCCGACGCATGCTCGCGCGTACCTCGCGCGCGTTGCGGTGGTGCTGGTGCTGGCAGCGATCTTCGCGGGCGACACGGTCCACGTGATCCGCGCCGAGAAACTGAATACCATGCAGGTGGACGCCGCTCCGCTCCCCGACCAGCTCGGCAACTGGCACAAAGTGCGTCAGTGGGACGATCGCCTTGTCACCGGCTGGATCGTTTACACCTGGGCGGAGTACCAATCGCCCGATCTGGCACAAAAAGTTGCGCTCGGTGTTTCGCCGCGTCTCAGCCAGCATGACGCTGAGATTTGCCACCTCGCGCGGGGTGAAGATCCTACCTGGCACGGCCACCGCGACATCCCCACGCCGCAGGGCGTGGTCGCGGTCAGCGAGGCCATGTACAACAACGGCGCGCTGCAGTGGCTGGAGGCCGCCTCGGTCTGCCAGAACGGCCGTTGTGAGCAGTATTCCGGGGAAAATCAGCATGTGACCATGGTGGTGGCGCCCCCCGAAGGGCGGCTCCCGATGCAGTCTTCGCGCGGCCCCGTGCCGGTGCTGCTGCGGGTGGAAACTACCGATAGCATGACGCCTGTCGAGCAGATGCGGCCTCGTCTGGACGCCGCTCTGACGGCCTTTCTGGGCCAGGCGAAGTTGGGTGACACGGCGATGCCGTATGGTCATCGGCAGTAA
- the bamA gene encoding outer membrane protein assembly factor BamA, which yields MVIFSGKPVSASAPNRTSEAVRTRSSRILSTLLAPCLAFAVMANAPAASEAQVRATPQFTAASAPQILCPTQVVGNRRIPRESVLARLFSRPGDQYDPAMVERDFNSLWNTGYFEDVRIERVDDPNCVQMIVYVREKPTIREINYKGLNAVSVSDVLERFKKAKVGLSVESQYDPTRVKRAEVVLKELLGEHGHQFAIIRTEIKTIPPAAVALTFNVKEGPTVKVGKIQFTGNDHVPARDLRASMRNLKPIGVPHSIFLEDILPRTYDASKLDEDAERVRQAYRDRGYAKATYGEPETNVRNAGGINPLTLRPSTGKRVDILIPIEEGERYRLGGITFTGNKTLNNAKALRSQFAIKDGDWFNATAFGKGLQALQKAYGSYGFINFVGTPTPRFDEAKHLVYLDIDIDEGKQFYISRIEFSGNTLTRDRVIRRELMVEEGQKYSSQLVEYSLQRLNQLSYFENLKVDEDVETRQNADAGTVDLLIKLKEKGKNSIGLNGGLSGQSGSFIGLNYETNNFLGFGETLSVNANIGDMSRNLSFGFTEPYLRNKPVSLGVQVFTTKLDYNPAKSYAIANGQSANLTNQQNSLLTNYNQSSTGFTISTSSALRRFLRLSGVSRLGLSYSLSRSGVTAFNDNTRNVFSTLAFRSGVAGQNSLDGIVSSIISPSFSFSTLDRGVGPHSGRDFNMVIQFAGLGGNTKYVAPTISFRQFYPMKGLRINKEGHNVLAMRAQYSSVYGYGGQVAPPFARIYGGGENDVRGFDIRSSSPYTFVPVRQLYNLTNPDGSLVPRDPTNPSLGNVQIPLPLFNLSSVGADTSFTGNVEYRIPIMNQVTFALFTDFGMAFDTSNAQLRQSVLGLSQLNAPLYGCPQVVNGNCFGGKQVNFPLELPVVPGTNFVPRMSNGAEIQFVLPVVNAPLRIYYAYNPLRLYKDVAPQLPVSTSEFRSFFPSNGAGNYTYAEAVRLYGGQNTYQFREPRKTFRLTVSTTF from the coding sequence GTGGTCATCTTTTCCGGAAAGCCTGTGAGCGCGAGCGCTCCGAACCGTACTTCTGAAGCTGTGCGCACGCGCTCCAGCCGCATCCTCTCGACGCTGCTTGCGCCGTGTCTGGCGTTCGCCGTTATGGCAAATGCCCCGGCAGCGTCCGAAGCTCAGGTCCGCGCGACTCCGCAGTTCACCGCGGCCAGCGCACCGCAGATTCTTTGCCCCACGCAGGTCGTGGGCAATCGCCGTATCCCTCGTGAATCCGTGCTTGCGCGTCTATTCTCGCGTCCCGGCGATCAGTACGATCCCGCGATGGTGGAGCGTGACTTCAACTCGCTCTGGAACACCGGCTACTTCGAAGATGTGCGCATCGAGCGCGTAGACGATCCCAACTGCGTGCAGATGATCGTTTACGTCCGCGAAAAGCCCACCATCCGCGAGATCAACTACAAGGGCCTCAACGCCGTCAGCGTTTCCGACGTGCTCGAGCGCTTCAAGAAGGCCAAGGTTGGCCTTTCGGTGGAGAGCCAGTATGACCCTACGCGTGTGAAGCGCGCTGAAGTCGTGCTGAAGGAACTGCTCGGCGAACACGGCCATCAGTTCGCCATCATCCGCACCGAAATCAAGACCATTCCGCCCGCTGCCGTGGCCCTCACCTTCAACGTGAAGGAAGGCCCGACGGTCAAGGTCGGCAAGATCCAGTTCACGGGCAACGATCACGTTCCCGCTCGCGATCTGCGCGCATCGATGCGTAACCTGAAGCCCATCGGTGTACCGCACTCCATCTTCCTCGAAGACATTCTGCCGCGCACGTATGACGCGTCGAAGCTCGACGAAGATGCCGAGCGCGTCCGCCAGGCGTACCGCGATCGCGGCTACGCGAAGGCGACCTACGGCGAGCCGGAAACGAACGTACGCAACGCGGGCGGCATCAACCCGCTCACGCTGCGCCCGTCCACCGGCAAGCGCGTCGATATCCTGATCCCGATCGAAGAAGGCGAGCGTTACCGCCTCGGCGGCATCACCTTCACCGGCAACAAGACGCTGAACAACGCCAAGGCCCTGCGCTCGCAGTTTGCCATCAAGGACGGCGACTGGTTCAACGCGACCGCATTCGGCAAGGGCCTGCAGGCTCTGCAGAAGGCTTACGGTTCCTACGGCTTCATCAACTTCGTCGGTACGCCGACTCCGCGCTTCGATGAAGCCAAGCACCTCGTCTATCTCGACATCGATATCGACGAAGGCAAGCAGTTCTACATCTCGCGCATCGAGTTCTCCGGCAACACGCTGACGCGTGACCGCGTGATCCGTCGCGAACTGATGGTGGAGGAAGGTCAGAAGTACAGCTCGCAGCTTGTCGAGTACTCGCTGCAGCGCCTCAACCAGCTCTCGTACTTCGAAAACCTCAAGGTGGATGAAGACGTCGAAACGCGCCAGAACGCAGACGCGGGCACGGTGGACCTCCTCATCAAGCTGAAGGAGAAGGGCAAGAACTCCATCGGCCTCAACGGTGGTCTCTCGGGCCAGTCTGGTTCGTTCATCGGTCTCAACTACGAGACGAACAACTTCCTCGGCTTCGGCGAAACGCTGTCGGTCAACGCCAACATCGGCGACATGTCGCGCAACCTCTCGTTCGGCTTCACGGAGCCTTACCTGCGCAACAAGCCGGTCTCGCTCGGCGTGCAGGTCTTCACGACCAAGCTCGACTACAACCCGGCGAAGAGCTACGCGATTGCCAACGGCCAGAGCGCGAACCTGACCAATCAGCAGAACTCGCTGCTCACCAACTACAACCAGTCGTCGACCGGTTTCACCATCTCCACCTCGTCGGCACTGCGTCGCTTCCTGCGCCTTTCGGGTGTATCGCGCCTCGGTCTGTCGTACTCGCTCTCGCGCTCCGGCGTGACGGCGTTCAACGACAACACGCGCAATGTGTTCTCGACCCTGGCGTTCCGTTCGGGCGTCGCTGGTCAGAACTCGCTCGACGGTATCGTGAGCTCGATCATCTCGCCGAGCTTCTCGTTCTCGACGCTGGATCGCGGCGTCGGTCCGCACTCGGGTCGTGACTTCAACATGGTCATCCAGTTCGCTGGACTCGGCGGCAACACGAAGTACGTTGCTCCCACGATCTCGTTCCGCCAGTTCTACCCGATGAAGGGGCTGCGCATTAACAAGGAAGGCCACAACGTCCTCGCCATGCGCGCGCAGTACTCCAGCGTGTACGGTTATGGCGGCCAGGTCGCTCCTCCGTTTGCCCGCATCTATGGTGGTGGCGAAAACGACGTCCGCGGCTTCGATATCCGTTCGTCGTCACCTTACACCTTCGTTCCGGTCCGCCAGCTCTATAACCTGACGAACCCCGACGGTTCGCTGGTGCCGCGCGATCCCACGAACCCCTCGCTGGGGAATGTGCAGATCCCGCTGCCGCTCTTCAACCTGTCGTCGGTGGGTGCTGATACCAGCTTCACCGGTAACGTGGAGTACCGCATTCCGATCATGAATCAGGTCACCTTCGCCCTGTTCACGGACTTCGGTATGGCCTTCGATACGTCCAACGCCCAGCTTCGTCAAAGCGTTCTCGGTCTGTCGCAGCTGAACGCTCCGCTCTACGGTTGCCCGCAGGTCGTCAACGGCAACTGCTTCGGCGGCAAGCAGGTGAACTTCCCGCTCGAGCTGCCGGTGGTGCCGGGTACGAACTTCGTTCCGCGTATGTCGAACGGTGCGGAAATTCAGTTCGTGCTGCCGGTCGTCAACGCTCCGCTGCGTATCTACTACGCGTACAACCCGCTCCGTCTCTACAAGGACGTGGCTCCGCAACTGCCGGTTTCCACCTCGGAGTTCCGCAGCTTCTTCCCGTCGAACGGTGCAGGCAACTACACCTACGCGGAGGCGGTACGACTCTACGGCGGACAGAACACCTACCAGTTCCGCGAACCGCGTAAGACCTTCCGCCTGACGGTATCCACCACCTTCTAG